A genomic stretch from Thermoprotei archaeon includes:
- a CDS encoding tRNA(Ile)(2)-agmatinylcytidine synthase: protein MVIVHIGVDDTDSVNGGCTTYVAAVTVKELLLRGVRFIDYPNLIRLNPNVPWKTRGNGAIAFRLLVDDDVSDVFDIVYNVLLKYYDKYDEKPQPVLAMYVGDVIEEFRAFSKNALSKIISLDDALRLARKFNVYYKDVGRGLRGLIGALAAIGEPLDHGDYTYELLVYRSFFERSLRRNVDEKSVFEMDEKTYPYTFNNIDRKDGRVLLTPHGPDPVILGIRGDDPSLLVKALNMIRIYDKIERWVIFRSNQGTDAHLINAKLSNVSPYMSVIVNGIVWSKPIIIPGGHVFFMLNDSTGVINVAVYKETGDLNIFARKLLPGDVISVAGGIKPGPNGLNLNAERITVIKAIERKIKRNPRCPICNVSMSSMGYNQGYRCKKCGYISKESPTIITITDQDLEPNKVHLQSPKARRHLTKPLERYGREKQFFEYGILHEPWHWP from the coding sequence GTGGTAATTGTTCATATTGGTGTTGATGACACTGACTCGGTTAATGGTGGTTGTACTACTTATGTTGCTGCTGTAACTGTTAAGGAGTTATTGTTAAGAGGTGTTAGGTTTATTGATTATCCAAATTTGATTAGGCTTAATCCTAACGTGCCGTGGAAGACTAGAGGTAATGGAGCTATCGCTTTTAGACTTCTCGTTGATGATGATGTGTCAGACGTTTTTGATATTGTTTATAACGTGTTATTGAAGTATTATGATAAGTATGATGAAAAACCTCAGCCTGTTCTTGCAATGTATGTTGGTGATGTGATTGAGGAATTTCGTGCTTTCTCAAAGAATGCTTTGAGTAAGATTATTTCTTTGGATGATGCTTTGAGGCTCGCAAGGAAATTTAACGTGTATTATAAGGATGTTGGGAGAGGATTGCGTGGTTTGATTGGTGCTTTGGCTGCGATAGGTGAACCGTTGGATCACGGTGATTATACTTATGAACTTTTAGTTTATCGATCATTTTTTGAGCGAAGCTTAAGACGCAATGTCGATGAAAAGTCTGTTTTTGAGATGGATGAAAAAACTTATCCTTATACGTTTAATAATATTGACCGGAAAGATGGCAGGGTTTTGTTAACACCCCACGGGCCTGATCCTGTAATACTTGGTATCAGGGGGGATGATCCGAGTTTACTTGTGAAAGCATTAAACATGATAAGAATCTATGATAAGATTGAAAGATGGGTGATATTTAGGTCAAACCAGGGTACTGATGCTCATTTAATTAATGCGAAACTTAGCAATGTAAGTCCTTACATGTCAGTGATTGTAAATGGGATTGTATGGTCTAAGCCTATTATTATACCTGGTGGTCATGTTTTCTTTATGTTGAACGATAGCACTGGTGTAATTAATGTTGCTGTTTATAAGGAGACTGGGGATCTTAACATATTCGCTAGAAAATTGTTGCCTGGTGATGTCATTAGCGTTGCTGGTGGCATTAAACCTGGTCCTAATGGACTAAATCTCAATGCAGAACGTATTACTGTTATAAAAGCTATTGAGCGAAAAATTAAGAGAAATCCACGATGCCCAATATGCAACGTGAGTATGAGCTCAATGGGGTATAATCAAGGTTATAGGTGTAAAAAGTGTGGTTATATTAGTAAAGAATCGCCTACAATTATTACTATAACTGATCAAGATCTTGAACCTAACAAAGTTCATCTTCAGTCTCCTAAAGCAAGACGACATTTGACAAAACCACTTGAACGCTATGGTCGTGAGAAACAATTCTTTGAATACGGAATACTTCATGAACCGTGGCATTGGCCATGA